Proteins encoded together in one Camelina sativa cultivar DH55 chromosome 9, Cs, whole genome shotgun sequence window:
- the LOC104715437 gene encoding agamous-like MADS-box protein AGL97 → MGGLKRKIDTEKKVEGKKPRAVTFSKRRKGLFSKAAELCLLSDAQIAILATPVSSNSHNSFYTFGHSSVDSVVAAFLAGQTPTRDDVLDDDEKLGFWWEDESLANSENAEELGDAIDSMKRMLHDLKELQRDHQHVLVEKDNNNNNASSFTLRGNDDVGEGCSNFDQIFDSVDDETQSQVMPMINLDDDDFFSSDFFNEIDIDALYYASTNF, encoded by the coding sequence ATGGGTGGCTTGAAGAGGAAGATTGATACAGAGAAGAAGGTAGAGGGGAAAAAACCACGAGCGGTTACATTCTCGAAACGTCGGAAGGGCCTTTTCAGCAAAGCCGCAGAGCTTTGTCTTCTCTCCGACGCTCAGATTGCAATCTTAGCTACTCCGGTTTCGTCTAATTCACACAACTCTTTCTACACTTTTGGACACTCCTCTGTCGATAGCGTTGTCGCTGCTTTCCTCGCTGGTCAGACTCCGACTCGGGATGACGTACTCGACGATGAtgaaaagttagggttttggtgggaaGACGAGAGTCTCGCCAATTCGGAGAATGCGGAGGAATTGGGCGACGCGATTGATTCAATGAAGAGGATGTTACACGATCTCAAGGAGTTGCAAAGAGATCATCAACACGTACTAGTGGAgaaggacaacaacaacaacaatgcttcttcttttactttacgTGGAAACGACGACGTGGGTGAAGGATGCAGCAACTTTGATCAAATATTTGATTCGGTTGATGATGAGACTCAATCTCAAGTTATGCCCATGATCAATTTGGACGACGACgacttcttctcttctgattTCTTCAATGAAATTGATATTGATGCTCTTTATTATGCATCTACAAACTTTTAA
- the LOC104711376 gene encoding uncharacterized protein LOC104711376, with amino-acid sequence MAELQPLDGQQTNGGVNPTPASTSAEATAITAAGSKRLRRPSVRLGEIGGDQYQQQQHHHHAAGAYDSQGRRSKWTPATTSGNRKDMSKSSRTRALTNLSSGYENIGTLDDERDGNVDSFGVSSWRVKKRVGSAAAAKRVRSNWVSKIGDGDDKISGGEELEGGFRDFSREDSESPIKEESLDRDGGGFYGRRRYESNNSSGNREFESNMDGGVGGGGGGREGVKIWLQELGLGRYWPMFEIHEVDEEVLPLLTLEDLKDMGINAVGSRRKMFCAIQKLGREFS; translated from the coding sequence atggcGGAATTGCAGCCACTGGATGGTCAGCAAACAAACGGCGGAGTTAATCCTACTCCGGCGTCAACTTCAGCCGAAGCGACGGCGATTACAGCCGCGGGATCGAAACGATTGAGAAGACCAAGTGTTCGATTAGGCGAAATCGGCGGGGACCAGTATCAGCAGCAGCAACATCATCACCACGCGGCGGGGGCGTACGATTCGCAGGGGAGGAGATCGAAATGGACACCGGCGACGACGAGTGGTAATAGAAAAGATATGAGTAAATCGTCGAGGACGAGAGCCCTAACGAATTTGAGTTCTGGGTATGAGAATATCGGAACCCTAGATGATGAAAGAGATGGAAATGTGGATTCTTTTGGTGTTTCGAGTTGGCGGGTCAAGAAACGGGTCGGGTCAGCGGCGGCGGCGAAGAGGGTCCGATCCAATTGGGTATCGAAAATTGGGGACGGGGATGATAAAATTAGTGGAGGGGAAGAATTGGAAGGTGGGTTTAGGGATTTCAGTAGAGAAGATTCAGAGAGTCCGATAAAGGAAGAGTCTTTGGATAGAGATGGTGGTGGTTTTTACGGTAGAAGAAGGTATGAGAGTAACAATAGTAGTGGAAACAGAGAATTCGAATCCAATATGGATGGAGGagttggtggtggaggaggaggaagagaaggtgtGAAGATATGGCTACAGGAGTTAGGGTTAGGGAGATATTGGCCTATGTTTGAGATACATGAGGTTGATGAAGAGGTTTTGCCATTGTTGACATTGGAAGATCTTAAAGATATGGGGATTAATGCTGTTGGATCGAGGAGGAAGATGTTTTGTGCAATTCAGAAGCTTGGTAGGGAGTTCTCATGA
- the LOC104711377 gene encoding pentatricopeptide repeat-containing protein At3g48810-like: MYLVEGCSLLLKVQKPLIPFVLNTNLNVNHLFPEATTNQAEIKESDVVKRLRQESCVPLALHFFKSVANSNLFKHTPLTFEVMIRKLAMDGQVDSVQYLLQQMKLQGFHCSEDLFISVISVYRQVGLAERAVEMFYRIKEFGCDPSVKIYNHVLDTLLGENRIQMIYTVYRDMKRDGFEPNVFTYNVLLKALCKNNKVDGAKKLLVEMSNKGCCPDAVSYTTVISSMCEFGMVKEGRELAEKFEPVVSVYNALINGLCKDHDYEGAFDLMREMVEKGITPNVISYSTLINVLCNSGQIELAFSLLAQMLKRGCHPNIHTLSSLVKGCFVRGTAVDALDLWNRMIRGFELQPNVVAFNTLVQGFCSHGDMQKAMSVFSHMEENRCSPNIRTYGSLINGFAKRGSLEGAVYIWNKMLTSGCSPNVVVYTNMVEALCRCSKFKEAESLIEIMSKENCAPSVPTFNAFIKGLCDAGRLDWAEKVFRQMEQQYECPPNIVTYNELLDGLAKANRIEEAYGLTREIFMRGLEWSLSTYNTLLHGSCNAGLPGIALQLVGKMMVDGKSPDEITMNMILLAYCKQGKAERAVQMLDLVSCGRRKWRPDVISYTNVLWGLCSSNCREDAVILLERMISEGIVPSIATWNVLVRCFILDDILSP; this comes from the coding sequence ATGTATCTGGTAGAAGGATGTTCGTTGCTATTGAAAGTTCAAAAACCTCTTATCCCATTTGTGCTCAATACAAATCTCAATGTGAATCATCTCTTCCCAGAAGCTACAACAAACCAAGCGGAGATCAAAGAATCAGATGTGGTGAAGAGGCTGAGACAAGAGTCTTGTGTTCCATTAGCTTTGCATTTCTTCAAATCCGTTGCAAATTCGAATCTTTTCAAGCACACGCCTTTAACATTCGAGGTGATGATCAGGAAGCTTGCAATGGATGGTCAGGTTGATAGTGTTCAGTATCTTTTGCAGCAAATGAAACTCCAAGGTTTCCATTGTTCTGAAGATTTGTTTATCAGTGTTATTAGTGTTTATAGGCAAGTGGGTTTAGCTGAACGAGCTGTGGAGATGTTTTATAGGATTAAGGAGTTTGGGTGTGATCCTTCGGTTAAGATTTATAACCATGTTTTGGATACTCTGCTTGGTGAGAATAGGATTCAGATGATTTATACTGTTTATAGAGATATGAAGAGAGATGGGTTTGAGCCTAATGTGTTCACGTATAATGTTCTTCTTAAGGCTTTGTGTAAGAACAATAAGGTAGATGGTGCAAAGAAGTTGCTGGTGGAGATGTCGAATAAAGGGTGTTGTCCTGATGCTGTGAGCTACACTACTGTGATTTCATCTATGTGTGAGTTTGGTATGGTGAAGGAAGGTAGAGAGCTGGCAGAAAAATTTGAACCTGTTGTGAGTGTGTATAACGCTTTGATTAATGGGTTATGCAAAGACCATGATTACGAAGGAGCGTTTGACCTGATGAGGGAAATGGTGGAGAAAGGGATAACTCCTAATGTTATCTCGTACTCTACACTTATCAATGTGCTTTGCAATTCTGGTCAAATTGAGCTTGCTTTCTCGCTTCTGGCGCAGATGTTGAAACGAGGGTGTCATCCAAATATCCATACATTGAGTTCTCTTGTGAAGGGTTGTTTTGTAAGAGGTACAGCAGTCGATGCTCTAGACTTGTGGAACCGGATGATCAGAGGATTTGAGCTACAGCCGAATGTTGTAGCGTTTAATACCTTGGTTCAAGGATTTTGTTCCCATGGGGATATGCAAAAGGCTATGTCTGTCTTTTCACACATGGAAGAAAACAGATGTTCTCCAAACATCAGAACCTATGGCTCTCTTATCAACGGCTTTGCCAAAAGAGGTAGCCTCGAGGGTGCAGTTTATATATGGAATAAGATGCTAACTAGTGGATGCTCCCCAAATGTTGTGGTGTATACGAACATGGTGGAAGCTCTTTGTAGGTGCTCCAAGTTTAAAGAAGCTGAATCTCTTATAGAAATCATGTCTAAAGAAAACTGTGCCCCTTCTGTGCCAACGTTTAACGCATTTATCAAAGGTTTATGCGATGCCGGGAGGCTTGACTGGGCTGAGAAAGTGTTCAGACAAATGGAGCAGCAATACGAATGTCCTCCCAACATTGTAACATATAATGAGTTGCTGGATGGGCTCGCAAAGGCAAACCGAATAGAAGAAGCTTATGGTCTTACCCGAGAGATCTTCATGAGAGGTCTGGAGTGGAGCTTATCGACTTACAACACACTTTTACATGGATCATGCAATGCAGGTCTCCCGGGGATAGCTCTGCAGCTAGTAGGAAAAATGATGGTCGATGGTAAATCTCCGGATGAGATTACAATGAATATGATATTATTAGCATATTGCAAACAAGGAAAAGCTGAGAGGGCAGTCCAGATGTTGGATCTAGTTTCatgtggaagaagaaagtggCGGCCTGATGTAATCTCTTACACAAATGTGTTATGGGGTCTATGCAGTTCTAATTGTAGGGAGGATGCAGTGATTCTTCTTGAGAGGATGATAAGTGAAGGTATTGTCCCAAGTATTGCTACATGGAATGTATTGGTTCGATGTTTTATTCTCGATGACATCTTGAGCCCATGA
- the LOC104711379 gene encoding sialyltransferase-like protein 2 isoform X1 yields MKLLHLIFLLALTTGISAVLIYIIGVSNLYDSVDLDESNRLSNEDLEALQSLQSGFKKCVSANGLGLQAATGRDYCKVSINFPKDTVPKWKDPKSGELEGLSYEFDLCEAVATWEQVRNSSTILTKEYIDALPNGWEDYAWRRINKGIQLNNCQNKSLCIEKLSLVLPEIPPYFPRQFQRCAVIGNSGDLLKTKFGKEIDTYDAVLRENGAPIQNYKEYVGEKSTFRLLNRGSAKALDKVVELDEKKQEVLLVKTTIHDIMNKMIREVPIKNPVYLMLGASFGSAAKGTGLKALEFALSTCDSVDMYGFTVDPGYKEWTRYFSESRQGHTPLHGRAYYQMMECLGLLKIHSPMRADPNRVVKWVPIRNTIRSARIAAEKLLRRVGAGSADPLASCSIVKKRNKNKRPMVSQLRKPVSDHQKFVRSTSMYPVEHSPGHGQLCITPPD; encoded by the exons ATGAAGCTCTTGCATTTGATATTCCTATTAGCTCTAACTACTGGAATCTCTGCTGTTCTAATCTACATTATCGGCGTCTCAAATCTAT ATGATTCCGTGGATTTAGACGAGTCTAATCGGCTTAGCAATGAAGATTTAGAGGCGTTGCAGTCCTTGCAGAGCGGATTCAAGAAGTGCGTA AGTGCAAATGGCCTGGGATTACAAGCTGCTACGGGTAGAGATTATTGCAAAGTTTCAATTAACTTCCCCAAGGATACTGTTCCCAAATGG AAAGATCCCAAGTCTGGAGAGCTTGAAGGACTGTCCTATGAGTTTGACCTGTGCGAAGCAGTAGCTACATGGGAACAA GTCAGGAATAGCTCTACCATACTCACCAAGGAATACATTGATGCCTTACCAAATGGATGGGAAGATTATGCTTGGCGCAGAATCAATAAAGGAATTCAACT TAATAATTGCCAGAATAAATCTTTATGCATCGAGAAGCTTTCATTGGTGCTTCCTGAAATACCACCATATTTTCCCCGGCAGTTTCAGCGATGTGCTGTTATTGGTAACTCTGGTGATCTGTTAAAAACAAAGTTTGGAAAGGAGATAGATACTTACGATGCGGTTCTTAGAGAAAATGGTGCTCCGATTCAG AACTACAAGGAATATGTGGGAGAGAAAAGTACATTCCGTCTTCTTAACCGAGGGTCAGCTAAAGCCCTTGACAAAGTCGTGGAGTTGGATG AAAAAAAGCAAGAGGTCCTCCTAGTAAAAACAACAATTCATGATATCATGAACAAGATGATTCGG GAAGTCCCAATAAAAAATCCTGTGTACTTAATGCTTGGTGCTTCATTTGGCTCGGCAGCCAAAGGAACTGGGCTCAAGGCTCTTGAGTTTGCTCTCTCGACGTGTGATTCAGTGGATATGTATGGTTTTACTGTGGATCCAGGCTATAAAGAGTG GACTAGATATTTTTCAGAATCTCGACAAGGCCATACTCCTTTGCATGGTAGAGCTTACTACCAGATGATGGAATGCTTGGGT CTCCTTAAAATACACTCTCCCATGAGAGCTGATCCTAACCGAGTCGTGAAATGGGTGCCAATCCGCAATACAATTAGATCTGCAAGAATTGCTGCAGAGAAGCTCTTGAG GAGAGTTGGAGCAGGATCTGCAGACCCATTAGCATCATGCTCGATagtaaagaagagaaacaaaaacaagcgTCCAATGGTCTCACAGCTCAGAAAACCTGTGAGCGACCATCAAAAATTTGTGAGAAGCACAAGCATGTACCCCGTAGAGCACAGTCCTGGACATGGTCAGCTTTGCATAACACCACCTGACTAA
- the LOC104711379 gene encoding sialyltransferase-like protein 2 isoform X2, whose amino-acid sequence MKLLHLIFLLALTTGISAVLIYIIGVSNLYESNRLSNEDLEALQSLQSGFKKCVSANGLGLQAATGRDYCKVSINFPKDTVPKWKDPKSGELEGLSYEFDLCEAVATWEQVRNSSTILTKEYIDALPNGWEDYAWRRINKGIQLNNCQNKSLCIEKLSLVLPEIPPYFPRQFQRCAVIGNSGDLLKTKFGKEIDTYDAVLRENGAPIQNYKEYVGEKSTFRLLNRGSAKALDKVVELDEKKQEVLLVKTTIHDIMNKMIREVPIKNPVYLMLGASFGSAAKGTGLKALEFALSTCDSVDMYGFTVDPGYKEWTRYFSESRQGHTPLHGRAYYQMMECLGLLKIHSPMRADPNRVVKWVPIRNTIRSARIAAEKLLRRVGAGSADPLASCSIVKKRNKNKRPMVSQLRKPVSDHQKFVRSTSMYPVEHSPGHGQLCITPPD is encoded by the exons ATGAAGCTCTTGCATTTGATATTCCTATTAGCTCTAACTACTGGAATCTCTGCTGTTCTAATCTACATTATCGGCGTCTCAAATCTAT ACGAGTCTAATCGGCTTAGCAATGAAGATTTAGAGGCGTTGCAGTCCTTGCAGAGCGGATTCAAGAAGTGCGTA AGTGCAAATGGCCTGGGATTACAAGCTGCTACGGGTAGAGATTATTGCAAAGTTTCAATTAACTTCCCCAAGGATACTGTTCCCAAATGG AAAGATCCCAAGTCTGGAGAGCTTGAAGGACTGTCCTATGAGTTTGACCTGTGCGAAGCAGTAGCTACATGGGAACAA GTCAGGAATAGCTCTACCATACTCACCAAGGAATACATTGATGCCTTACCAAATGGATGGGAAGATTATGCTTGGCGCAGAATCAATAAAGGAATTCAACT TAATAATTGCCAGAATAAATCTTTATGCATCGAGAAGCTTTCATTGGTGCTTCCTGAAATACCACCATATTTTCCCCGGCAGTTTCAGCGATGTGCTGTTATTGGTAACTCTGGTGATCTGTTAAAAACAAAGTTTGGAAAGGAGATAGATACTTACGATGCGGTTCTTAGAGAAAATGGTGCTCCGATTCAG AACTACAAGGAATATGTGGGAGAGAAAAGTACATTCCGTCTTCTTAACCGAGGGTCAGCTAAAGCCCTTGACAAAGTCGTGGAGTTGGATG AAAAAAAGCAAGAGGTCCTCCTAGTAAAAACAACAATTCATGATATCATGAACAAGATGATTCGG GAAGTCCCAATAAAAAATCCTGTGTACTTAATGCTTGGTGCTTCATTTGGCTCGGCAGCCAAAGGAACTGGGCTCAAGGCTCTTGAGTTTGCTCTCTCGACGTGTGATTCAGTGGATATGTATGGTTTTACTGTGGATCCAGGCTATAAAGAGTG GACTAGATATTTTTCAGAATCTCGACAAGGCCATACTCCTTTGCATGGTAGAGCTTACTACCAGATGATGGAATGCTTGGGT CTCCTTAAAATACACTCTCCCATGAGAGCTGATCCTAACCGAGTCGTGAAATGGGTGCCAATCCGCAATACAATTAGATCTGCAAGAATTGCTGCAGAGAAGCTCTTGAG GAGAGTTGGAGCAGGATCTGCAGACCCATTAGCATCATGCTCGATagtaaagaagagaaacaaaaacaagcgTCCAATGGTCTCACAGCTCAGAAAACCTGTGAGCGACCATCAAAAATTTGTGAGAAGCACAAGCATGTACCCCGTAGAGCACAGTCCTGGACATGGTCAGCTTTGCATAACACCACCTGACTAA
- the LOC104711381 gene encoding uncharacterized protein LOC104711381: MAGLSMGLACRSNFSVIPLFYCFSKVQFNTATAAAIYHHDKGKAPKWKKLNSEDLGITSSMISKPARVVLNGLKSKGHDVYLVGGCVRDLVLKRTPKDFDVLTSAELRDVVRTFSRCEIVGRRFPICHVHVGSDMIEVSSFSTSAQHSPRTGSGKFNGSYDEDRIRYNNCLQRDFTINGLMFDPYAKVVYDYLGGMEDIRKAKLRTVFHAGTSFQEDCARILRGTRIAARLGFTIAKETAHFLRNLSFLVQRLHRGRILMEMNYMLAYGSAEASLRLLWKFGILEILLPIQAAYLVHSGFKRRDETTNMLLSLFGNLDTLLAPDRPCPSSLWLAILALHKALADQPRYPSVVAAFSLAVHNGGDVLEAIKITEEVTKPHNISFFELLEPEEMDSQTLLDEVMDLDSSVKEALGQMTNGKFISKAMAAYPQAPRSDMVFIPLQLYLDARRIFECVKENVQKEFVPKQDSEIDYTSLSSGYLPEVRHVFARVVFDTVFPLNPSQEL; this comes from the exons atgGCGGGTTTAAGTATGGGTTTGGCTTGCAGATCCAATTTCTCTGTAATTCCCCTGTTTTACTGTTTCTCcaag GTTCAGTTCAACACTGCTACTGCTGCTGCAATTTATCATCATGACAAGGGTAAAGCACCAAAGTGGAAGAAATTGAATTCAGAAGATCTTGGGATAACCAGTTCTATGATTTCAAAGCCCGCCCGGGTTGTTCTAAATGGCCTTAAGAGTAAAG GACATGATGTTTACCTTGTTGGAGGCTGTGTAAGGGATCTTGTTTTGAAAAGGACACCAAAAGACTTTGATGTACTTACTTCTGCAGAACTTAGAGAT GTTGTTCGAACTTTCTCAAGATGTGAAATTGTTGGAAGAAGGTTTCCTATATGTCACGTGCACGTTGGGAGTGAtatgattgag GTTTCGAGTTTTAGCACATCTGCTCAACATTCTCCTAGAACTGGTTCTGGAAAATTCAATGGCTCCTATGACGAGGACAGAATCCGTTACAATAATTGCTTGCAGCGTGATTTCACTATTAATGG TTTGATGTTTGATCCGTATGCCAAAGTTGTATATGACTATCTCGGGGGAATGGAAGACATTAGAAAAGCCAAG CTACGGACGGTGTTTCATGCTGGCACATCTTTTCAAGAAGACTGTG CCCGGATTCTTCGTGGAACAAGAATTGCTGCGCGTTTAGGCTTCACAATAGCCAAGGAAACAGCTCATTTTTTAAGGAACCTTTCCTTCCTTGTACAAAGACTCCACAGG GGAAGAATCTTGATGGAAATGAATTACATGTTAGCATATGGATCAGCAGAAGCTTCTTTAAGATTGTTGTGGAAATTTGGGATACTAGAAATTCTTTTACCAATTCAG GCAGCATATCTCGTTCACAGTGGTTTCAAGAGACGTGACGAAACGACTAACATGCTTCTG TCTCTCTTCGGCAATTTGGATACTTTGTTGGCTCCAGACAGACCTTGCCCCAGCAGCTTATG GTTAGCAATATTGGCTCTTCACAAAGCCCTTGCTGATCAACCTCGATATCCTTCAGTGGTTGCCGCGTTCAGCCTTGCTGTACACAATGGTGGAGATGTTCTAGAAGCTATAAAAATCACCGAGGAAGTCACAAAGCCACATAACATAAGCTTCTTCGAGCTACTGGAGCCAGAGGAAATGGACTCCCAAACCTTATTGGATGAAGTCATGGATCTTGATTCATCTGTCAAAGAAGCCTTGGGACAGATGACTAATGGGAAGTTTATTTCTAAGGCTATGGCAGCGTATCCTCAGGCCCCACGTTCCGATATG GTTTTCATACCGTTGCAGTTGTACCTAGATGCAAGAAGAATATTCGAGTGTGTGAAAGAAAATGTGCAGAAGGAATTTGTGCCTAAGCAAGACAGTGAAATTGATTATACCTCATTATCTTCAGGCTACCTTCCAGAAGTTAGACATGTATTTGCCAGGGTTGTTTTCGACACAGTCTTTCCATTAAACCCATCTCAAGAGTTGTAG